TAAAACACAAGAAGAAAAACCAGTAGTAACGCATCAACAACCAGATACCGCTATGCCAGAAACACAAACGCAATCAGACGTAAAAATTACTCCAATTTCGCACGCCACCATGGTTTTAGAGTGGGGCGGGCATGTGATTTATACCGACCCAGTCGGCGGAGCTGAAGCTTTTAGCGGCCAGCCGGCGCCAGATTTTATTTTAATTACTGATATTCATGGCGACCATTTAGATATTGATACCTTGGAAGATGTGGTTGGCGATGAAACTACTTTAGTTGTACCGCAAGCAGTGGCTGATATGCTGCCAGCGACACCCGGCAAACGCCCTGAACCTTTAGCCAGCCGCGCAGTAGTGATGGATAACGGCGATGCATTCCCGCAGCTTGATTTCACGGTGACTGCAATTCCAATGTACAACTTGCCAGAATCTGACGATGCGTTTCATGTCAAAGGCAGGGGCAACGGTTATGTCGTGGAGCGAAACGGCACGCGCGTGTATATCGCGGGTGACACCGCTGGAATCCCAGAGATGCGAAACTTAAAAGATATTGACATTGCTTTTGTGCCGATGAATTTGCCCTATACCATGGACGTGGAAGAAGCGGCCAATGCGGTTTTAGCATTCAAACCAAAGCAGGTTTATCCGTATCATTATCGTACCCCGGACGGCTTTAGCGATGTAGACAAGTTTAAAGAACTCGTTAATGCCGGTGATCCAAATATTGAAGTACTATTGCTTAACTGGTACTCGGAATCTTAATACTGTCATCCTGAGCGCGGCCGAAGGATCTCAAAAGATCCCCCAAACCTGGGGGTCTTTTGTTAATGAATTTGTAAGGTAAGTAGTGTATAATGTAGTCAGTTTTTATGAAAAACATTCATTATCCAGCGCGTTGGTTTACGCACTTGCTTTTTGCGCCGATTATTTACGCCATGATTATCCCGCTCGTATTTTTAGATATTTGTTTTGAAATTTATCATCGCGTTTGTTTCCCAATTTATGGCATCCCGTACGTCAAGCGCTCGCAATACATCATTATTGACCGGCATAAGTTGCGGTACTTGAATATTTTACAAAAACTAAACTGCGCCTATTGCGGCTATGCCAACGGCCTGTTGAAATATGCCAGCGTGATTGCCGGCGAAACCGAAAAATATTGGTGCGGTATAATGCACAAAAGGGGAATACCCTTGCCCCACCAAAAAAACTTCTTGCCCTACGGCGACAAAGAAGCCTACGAACGGTACGCGAAAGAGCGAAATAGTATTTCAACTAAGTAGAGGAAGTAACTTAGTTAGCGTTTCTTGGGGAGCATTGGTGGTATTATCAATTTTGTATTCGTTTTTAATTTCTGGCCTTTTGGTTAATTCGCCATTCCATTTCAGCGCCTTTTCAACATTTTTGTATCCGCTTTCTCTTTCCGACTCAATTCGTTTTTTTAGCTCAGCATTATCATTAACAATAAGTGAAAAAATAACAAAGTTAATTTTTGATAACAGTTTTGGGATTTGTTGAATTCTAAAATCTTGTAAATCATTTACAATAACATTTTTATAACCGCGCTGGTTGTAATTTTTAAGAATAAAAATCAAATTTTCAAATGACATTTCCTCTTCCTCGGCGCTTTCATTTGACCAGTCAGGTTTTAAGTGAAACTCACGTAACTTACCAAAATCAATTACGAAACTACCAAGCTTTTCAGCAAGTAGTTTACTTATGGTAGTTTTACCACTTCCAGGTGCACCAGCAATGAAAATAAAGTCTTTCATAAGAACAGTATATCACAAAACGCCTTCAAATCTTGAGGACGTTTTTGCAGGCGACCCCACCCTCCTTCGCTACCCTCCTCCGCATGAAGCTTCGGAAGGGCGAAAAGCTACGGACGGGTTAAAGGGGGAATCTCAGTCGGAGCTTTCACTCCTCCCCATAGGGGCTTCCCCGCCTATGCCGAAGCTTCGGACGGGCAGGCGCCCCTCTGGCGG
The window above is part of the Candidatus Buchananbacteria bacterium CG10_big_fil_rev_8_21_14_0_10_42_9 genome. Proteins encoded here:
- a CDS encoding MBL fold metallo-hydrolase; amino-acid sequence: MKNILITLILIAIASGLFFYYTKTQEEKPVVTHQQPDTAMPETQTQSDVKITPISHATMVLEWGGHVIYTDPVGGAEAFSGQPAPDFILITDIHGDHLDIDTLEDVVGDETTLVVPQAVADMLPATPGKRPEPLASRAVVMDNGDAFPQLDFTVTAIPMYNLPESDDAFHVKGRGNGYVVERNGTRVYIAGDTAGIPEMRNLKDIDIAFVPMNLPYTMDVEEAANAVLAFKPKQVYPYHYRTPDGFSDVDKFKELVNAGDPNIEVLLLNWYSES